The genomic DNA CCGCGACGGCATGACCGAACTGGAAGAAGCCCACGCCCTCGAGTCGCTGGTCAAGTTCTACGGCAACCAGTCAAAGGCGTCCCAGCGCCTGGGCATGGCCCAGTCCACGATCTCCTCCAAGCTGTCGTTCCTGAAGCTCAGCCCCGAACTACAGGCGGACCTGGCTGACGGGCGCCGCACGGTCGAGCACGTCCGCAACCTCGGCAAGCTGTCACACGAGGAACAGCGAACCCAGGCCGACGCGCGCGCCGAAGAAGCACGGCGCGCCGCAGAGGAAGAGAAGGCCAGGCGCACGCCTCCGGTGCAGCCAGTCCCCGTGCAGCACGCAGACGGAGGCGAGTCGGAGAGCGCACCATCCGCCGCGCAGCAGGCAACTCCCGTCTCCGCACCGACGCAGGACAGCCAGCGCCAGCGTCAGCGCCAGCGCCAGCCCAAGCCCGCAGAGTCGGGTGAGAGCATTCCGGACCCGCGCGGCCAGCCAGCTGAGCCATCCCGTCAGGACAGCGGCCAGGACAGCCACGAGGGAAGCCTCCCGTGGGGGAGCGGTGACGCGATGGCCGAAGTGCTCATCGAACGCATGGAGGAAGGAGATCTGCGGCGCCTCACCCTGCGGCTGATCGAGCACAACACCGAGACGAAGGGCAAGCAGCACACGGACATGTCTGCCTGAACCGTTGCCAGCCACGGCCCCGCCCCCTGCCTTCGCGGTGTGGGAAGCGGGGCCGCTGTCATGACGGCGGTTTGCGTGGCCTGTTGAGCCTTCGCCAGGCGGTAGTTCACACCGCTTCGCGCAGGTCATTTCGCTGAGAAGACGTGGCTGGCCCGTTCTTCCTAGGGCTCGGCGGACGAGCCGGCTAGCGCGCCACGCGGTGGCGGAGGTAGAGGACTCTCGAGCTGAAGGTGCGGGTCTCGACGAGTTCGAGATCCACC from Streptomyces lunaelactis includes the following:
- a CDS encoding ParB/RepB/Spo0J family partition protein is translated as MSRVADELGTGASFGRARPVSARRAATAAVTGAPTEGVPDPTELPVQTISHNPDNPRDHLRNLNDMTQSVKELGVINAITVATVNAYLAERPERADEIDAGARYLVIDGHRRLEAARRAGLATIRVMVDDARVATDESLLEAAFVSNYHRDGMTELEEAHALESLVKFYGNQSKASQRLGMAQSTISSKLSFLKLSPELQADLADGRRTVEHVRNLGKLSHEEQRTQADARAEEARRAAEEEKARRTPPVQPVPVQHADGGESESAPSAAQQATPVSAPTQDSQRQRQRQRQPKPAESGESIPDPRGQPAEPSRQDSGQDSHEGSLPWGSGDAMAEVLIERMEEGDLRRLTLRLIEHNTETKGKQHTDMSA